One region of Plasmodium vivax chromosome 7, whole genome shotgun sequence genomic DNA includes:
- a CDS encoding hypothetical protein (encoded by transcript PVX_099770A) codes for MTTAGIAPANVATPEPRGGAKLGRPDPASRAAKKGPLTSQRRDARQSQRAPNKKEGNLCVESISSTSKGSRQGALKAKVHSRVDTGNAGQSTRSGTRREKNAFHETGTLLRGKVTSEAKAAQSAPRRKVSGVRSVSDAREQRAISQKILNTSINFDETQNLSDEDQLIFDSYLNEAGAKREDNLEDIIRNQVALFERDFL; via the coding sequence ATGACCACCGCTGGCATAGCCCCCGCTAACGTTGCCACCCCGGAGCCACGCGGCGGGGCGAAGCTCGGGCGGCCAGACCCGGCGAGCCGCGCCGCCAAAAAGGGGCCCCTGACGAGCCAGCGCCGCGACGCAAGGCAATCCCAGAGGGCCCccaacaaaaaggaaggcaaCCTCTGCGTCGAATCGATTTCAAGTACATCGAAGGGGAGTCGCCAAGGTGCCCTCAAGGCAAAAGTTCACTCCAGAGTGGACACTGGAAATGCGGGCCAGTCGACCCGCAGCGGCACACGCAGGGAGAAAAACGCGTTTCACGAAACGGGGACACTGCTGAGGGGGAAGGTAACCAGCGAGGCGAAAGCTGCCCAGTCGGCGCCGCGCAGGAAGGTCAGCGGTGTGCGCAGCGTGAGTGACGCGCGCGAGCAGCGAGCAATCAGCCAGAAGATTCTAAACACGTCCATCAACTTCGACGAGACGCAGAACCTGAGCGACGAGGACCAGCTCATCTTCGACAGCTACCTGAACGAGGCCGGCGCCAAGCGGGAGGACAACTTGGAGGACATCATCCGCAACCAGGTGGCGCTCTTCGAGCGGGACTTCCTATGA
- a CDS encoding hypothetical protein (encoded by transcript PVX_099775A): MTPSDESGYKVRRGGNPSREISLRRTANPGEDPLFSIPSDYQLEAPILLNGEEADDSPDGTLARVEKKEKDDGGNYDGGSYDGRSYDGSSYDSLVEDFFENAIKNAKRVKKEKQHGGSERSERSERNDRSAEGEKSEGEAKNALQRQSENSTVEEKKKDPRKVTIKKKAIQWNSEMLKKKLNKPLMPLLRRKKKSMHLLIKKKKKSHPKMASQANHASEWNSYQNDLDKFKLTKEELEQKRNSLKSKNLDKVKVEYQQRLQRMRAGGNGAAPARKSAPATAQAVRGIKKPTKATTATAANTAITTNLASLPKGGRIKSNEEQTINECNPRGEGSLRCASHQGSRKKDHPKLKQSSTVKTTKRMKERGGHSSSDVNNNHAGGPYNDHLGSPPHMHSSEGKYPSVDLPHSDGFSSGGQCSEWGKHNRRVTQQKGRHLPNGRSKRTQLHKWSALNEPHRSNQFGANQTLRGGYLASSDDYSSLLNGYSSGCEFGRFSSHSVRRKGKSRPQKGPPNWRDNCYADHEGEPPSWEKRNRTHNQFYSHNNHSDSDRVTISTDGSASTGESTLEYFAQELKKRNELLSPIIGSFNIREDPLEDLPPQRRGEFQEKKFYPNLTVRLFAEGGCRPVDASSFRDDSSQDGGSHDGSSPSSGTSSAGTTQLDHLWDSDYTEEIKKLRSAPQVDQDMLRLKRAKLETFNAIKKMVQSVRAFSCEGDLEGATPSFAKTTTRTHMRRRRPDSWRPTQVTKRRNVTKRRNVSKSQSQFTVNITITCP, encoded by the exons ATGACGCCGTCCGACGAAAGCGGCTACAAAGttagaaggggggggaacccATCGAGGGAAATCTCCTTGCGCCGAACTGCCAACCCAGGGGAAGACCCACTATTTAGCATCCCATCGGATTACCAATTGGAggcccccattttgcttaacGGCGAGGAGGCAGACGATTCCCCTGATGGGACTCTCGCtcgagtggaaaaaaaggagaaggacgaCGGGGGTAACTACGACGGGGGCAGCTACGACGGGAGAAGCTACGACGGGAGCAGCTACGACTCCCTGGTGGAAGACTTTTTTGAAAACGCCATAAAGAATGCCAAAagggtgaagaaggagaagcagcatgGGGGAAGCGAACGAAGCGAACGAAGCGAACGAAACGATCGAAGCGCGGAAGGCGAAAAGTCCGAGGGGGAGGCGAAAAATGCATTACAGCGCCAAAGCGAAAACAGTACAGtcgaggagaagaaaaaagaccCGCGCAAAGTGAccatcaaaaaaaaggcaattcAGTGGAACAGCGAAATGTTAAAGAAGAAGCTCAACAAACCGCTAATGCCTTTGctgagaaggaaaaaaaaaagtatgcacctgttaataaaaaaaaaaaaaaaaagtcatcccaaaatggctagccaGGCCAACCACGCCAGCGAGTGGAACAGCTACCAAAACGACTTGGACAAATTTAAGCTCACCAAAGAGGAGCTCGAGCAGAAGAGAAACAGCCTCAAGTCCAAAAATTTAGACAAAGTGAAGGTCGAGTACCAGCAGAGGCTGCAACGGATGAGGGCCGGGGGGAACGGCGCCGCCCCGGCGCGCAAGTCGGCCCCCGCCACGGCACAGGCGGTCAGGGGAATTAAGAAGCCGACCAAGGCTACCACCGCAACCGCTGCTAACACCGCGATTACCACTAATCTCGCTTCTCTCCCTAAGGGGGGACGCATAAAGTCAAACGAAGAACAGACCATTAACGAGTGTAACCCGCGTGGGGAAGGATCACTCCGATGCGCCTCTCACCAGgggagcagaaaaaaggatcacccaaaattaaaacaaagcAGTACTGTTAAAACGACCAAAAGGATGAAGGAACGGGGGGGGCACAGTTCGTCCGATGTGAATAACAACCATGCAGGTGGTCCCTATAATGATCACCTGGGTAGCCCCCCCCACATGCACAGCAGTGAAGGGAAGTACCCCTCGGTAGACCTACCCCACAGTGATGGTTTTTCCTCTGGTGGGCAGTGCTCCGAATGGGGCAAGCACAACAGGAGAGTGACCCAACAGAAAGGTAGACACCTCCCTAACGGAAGAAGCAAGCGTACGCAGTTGCACAAATGGAGTGCCCTAAATGAGCCGCATAGATCGAATCAATTTGGAGCGAACCAAACGCTGCGTGGAGGTTACCTTGCCAGTAGCGACGATTATAGCAGTCTGCTAAATGGGTACTCGAGCGGATGCGAGTTTGGCCGTTTCTCCTCTCATTCGGTGAGGCGTAAAGGGAAGAGTCGCCCACAAAAAGGGCCCCCTAATTGGAGAGACAACTGTTATGCTGACCACGAAGGAGAGCCCCCCTcgtgggaaaaaaggaacagaacCCACAACCAGTTTTACTCTCACAACAACCACAGTGATAGCGATCGAGTGACTATCTCCACAGACGGATCAGCATCCACAGGGGAGAGCACCTTGGAGTACTTTGCCCAAGagctgaagaagaggaacgAACTGTTATCACCCATTATAGGCAGCTTTAACATCAGGGAGGACCCCCTGGAGGACCTTCCCCCTCAGCGCAGGGGGGAATTCcaagaaaagaaattttaccCCAACTTAACAGTTAGGCTATTTGCTGAGGGGGGGTGCCGCCCAGTCGACGCAAGCAGCTTCCGAGATGACAGCTCCCAAGATGGCGGCTCCCACGATGGCAGCTCCCCCTCCAGCGGTACCTCCTCCGCGGGTACCACCCAGCTCGACCACCTGTGGGACTCAGATTACAcagaggaaataaaaaaattaagaagcgCCCCTCAGGTGGACCAAGACATGCTGAGGCTGAAGAGGGCCAAGCTGGAGACATTCAACGCTATTAAAAAGATGGTGCAGTCGGTTAGGGCGTTCAGTTGTGAAGGGGACCTGGAGGGAGCCAC CCCCTCTTTCGCGAAAACGACCACGCGCACGCACATGCGCCGCCGTCGCCCAGACAGCTGGCGGCCTACACAAGtgacgaagcggaggaaCGTTACGAAGCGGAGGAATGTTTCGAAGAGCCAAAGTCAATTCACAGTGAATATAACAATTACATGTCCTTAG
- a CDS encoding hypothetical protein, conserved (encoded by transcript PVX_099780A) yields the protein MGGDGGSLPQRVDLVRMKHKRLNESTGSLGYGKNTLVTLNQCRSNKKELKEHYMTHCAISQESLKEPFFCCRRGYLYNTEHILSLILARQGKKKKKRKLEDPHYEAFSHIGSLKDLVLCKNKLNEEHKLVCSISNEIINPSSGAMCLFSCGCVFSKKVFSHANIAKENACTACNTQFKPSDVIEIANVEQPLIGKKKKKMKTKGEQGDKEERSDKSQTGKKLHTGEKLHGEHKEQGPNK from the exons atggggggagacGGAGGCAGCTTGCCCCAGCGGGTGGACCTGGTTCGAATGAAACACAAGAGGCTGAATGAAAGCACGGGGAGCCTGGGCTACGGCAAAAACACCCTCGTGACGCTGAACCAGTGTAGGAGCAACAAGAAGGAGCTGAAGGAGCATTACATGACTCACTGCGCGATTTCGCAG gaatCGCTGAAGGAGCCCTTCTTCTGCTGCCGCCGCGGCTACCTCTACAACACGGAGCACATCCTGAGCCTCATTCTGGCCAGGCAaggcaaaaagaagaagaagcgaaaacTGGAGGACCCCCACTACGAAGCGTTTTCTCACATCGGGTCCCTCAAAGACTTGGTGCTCTGCAAAAACAAGTTGAATGAGGAGCACAAGCTCGTCTGCTCCATCTCGAACGAAATTATTAACCCCTCCTCTGGGGCCATGTGCCTCTTCTCCTGCGGCTGCGTGTTTTCCAAGAAGGTTTTCAGCCACGCGAACATCGCCAAG GAAAACGCCTGCACAGCGTGCAACACACAATTCAAACCCTCCGACGTGATCGAAATTGCAAACGTGGAGCAGCCCCTCAtcgggaagaaaaaaaaaaagatgaagacaaaaggggagcaagGGGATAAGGAGGAAAGGAGCGACAAGAGccaaacggggaagaagctACACACGGGTGAGAAGCTCCACGGGGAGCACAAGGAACAGGGCCCCAACAAGTGA
- a CDS encoding nuclear movement protein, putative (encoded by transcript PVX_099785A), which yields MGDIYSKRHKYLNNGVVIYEWEQSIDEINIFINMNSKVVSKKDLDIELKSRRMRIGLKGMESFLEGELSGLIDEGCSYWFIEDKSLHILLTKVRKAETWSSVFKGHKCINAVDEDNTRKQILLERFQHEYPTFDFSSAAFNGQVPDARTFMGGLKY from the exons atgggtgaCATTTATTCAAAGAGGCACAAATACCTAAACAATG GCGTCGTCATCTACGAGTGGGAGCAGAGCATCGACGAGATTAACATATTCATCAACATGAATTCCAAAGTGGTTAGCAAGAAGGACCTAGACATTGAGCTCAAGAGTAGGCGAATGCGAATTGGGTTGAAAGGAATGGAGAGTTTTTTGGAGGGGGAGCTGTCCGGCCTCATCGACGAGGGCTGCTCCTACTGGTTTATTGAAGATAAGAGTTTGCACATCCTTCTAACCAAAGTGAGGAAGGCAGAAACGTGGAGCAGCGTCTTTAAGGGGCACAAGTGCATCAATGCCGTTGATGAGGATAACACTCGGAAGCAAATTCTTTTGGAGCGCTTCCAGCACGAGTACCCCACGTTTGACTTTTCATCGGCTGCGTTCAACGGCCAGGTGCCCGACGCGCGCACCTTCATGGGCGGCCTCAAGTACTAG
- a CDS encoding hypothetical protein, conserved (encoded by transcript PVX_099790A): MSTHIERLQSEDEVAFKLKGEIAAIEKEIKSWFIKRRLNMELNYSLHNLFTNYNIVGLSINKKIDLKEKMLWHDIVNGKPTLEDTLSLDAKEYKADVYRKMWENSTTTDNPCRLVGSIFFRCLKGNYQLTEQEREGTCMHSFLNFTHCRKALKLQQANNIRTALTKQSAEDTQAKALFERRSALLGKLTGSAP; this comes from the coding sequence ATGAGCACCCACATCGAGAGACTCCAAAGCGAAGACGAGGTGGCGTTTAAGCTGAAGGGAGAAATCGCAGCaatcgaaaaggaaatcaaAAGTTGGTTCATCAAGAGGAGACTTAACATGGAGCTGAACTACTCCCTGCATAACCTCTTCACTAACTATAACATTGTGGGACTGTcgattaataaaaaaatagacttGAAGGAGAAGATGTTGTGGCACGACATAGTCAATGGGAAGCCCACACTAGAGGATACACTCAGCTTGGATGCAAAGGAATACAAGGCAGATGTGTATAGGAAGATGTGGGAAAACAGCACAACTACAGATAACCCCTGTAGGCTGGTTGGCTCAATTTTCTTTCGGTGCCTAAAAGGCAATTACCAGTTAACGGAGCAAGAAAGAGAGGGCACGTGCATGCAtagctttttaaatttcaccCACTGTAGAAAGGCGTTGAAGCTGCAGCAGGCCAACAACATAAGGACTGCCCTTACGAAGCAGAGTGCGGAGGACACCCAGGCGAAGGCGCTCTTTGAGCGGAGGAGCGCTCTGCTGGGGAAGTTGACGGGGAGCGCTCCCTAG